One genomic segment of Paenibacillus sp. FSL H8-0332 includes these proteins:
- a CDS encoding sensor histidine kinase: MKSSMRYKWMLLLVLFSLTPLVVMGIISFSISKSTINDKATEYSEHLLDQTADNLDTRLGIYKDMLMQVLNNHEIVGMLRALDGTGPASYDVDSLSLTTKLSTIVAINQDVQSISFVSDKHYIKGIYRWSTRTPAEVGPFLATLKGGSNFRWYPTRYGTYVDSLNSQSTHVFSVAKQLYKISDDSPLKIVAVLDIREDVIKELVSKASSNNRDLQSFVMDGGGRLVSYPDSGLIGRSVSEVLGQAGYEQLVRTGQEETRFPLAYKGDSLIVNAKKLHTNDWVVVNVISKAALYQDSNRLLQIFIFVGLLCIIFSVIAALVLANSITNPILKMIRLMRQVMSGELSVRYKAKSRHDEIDILGDNFNAMVVQIDGLLKAVYVEQEQKRMAELKALQAQINPHFLYNTLDIIKWTALIQKANNAAEMVSLLSRLLRISLGRGEETVTVEEEIEHVQCYLGIQKFRFNFNIETVIELDEEVRRLHTPKLILQPIVENAIIHAFGEMESGGIIRITCSKVPGNQVEFEVTDNGKGMDPALVRSLLDGQAREEEKPGGIGLANVDERVKLICGKMYGIEIHSEPGTGTTIRVKLPLMTNDIRGNR; this comes from the coding sequence ATGAAGAGCAGCATGCGCTATAAGTGGATGCTGCTGCTTGTTCTCTTCTCCTTGACACCGCTGGTGGTCATGGGGATTATTTCTTTTTCCATCTCGAAATCAACCATTAACGACAAGGCCACCGAGTATTCGGAGCATCTGCTGGATCAGACCGCCGATAATCTCGATACGCGCCTGGGCATCTACAAGGATATGCTGATGCAGGTGCTGAACAATCATGAGATTGTGGGGATGCTGCGGGCCCTTGATGGGACCGGTCCGGCCAGCTATGATGTGGATAGTCTGTCTCTGACGACGAAGCTGTCCACGATTGTGGCGATTAATCAGGATGTGCAGTCCATCTCCTTCGTCTCGGATAAGCATTATATCAAAGGGATCTACCGCTGGAGCACGCGAACGCCCGCCGAGGTGGGGCCGTTCCTTGCGACCCTTAAGGGCGGCAGCAATTTCCGCTGGTATCCGACCCGCTACGGAACTTATGTGGACAGCCTCAATTCGCAGAGCACCCATGTCTTCTCAGTCGCCAAGCAGCTCTATAAAATATCGGATGACAGTCCCCTGAAGATTGTAGCGGTGCTGGATATCCGTGAGGATGTGATTAAGGAGCTGGTCTCGAAGGCGTCCAGCAACAACCGTGATCTGCAAAGCTTCGTGATGGACGGCGGAGGCAGGCTCGTCTCGTACCCGGACAGCGGGCTGATCGGCCGGAGCGTGAGCGAGGTGCTGGGACAGGCAGGGTATGAGCAGCTCGTGCGTACCGGACAGGAGGAAACGAGGTTCCCGCTCGCTTACAAGGGAGACAGTCTAATCGTGAATGCCAAGAAGCTGCATACGAATGACTGGGTGGTTGTGAATGTAATCTCCAAGGCCGCGCTGTATCAGGATTCGAACCGTCTTCTGCAGATTTTTATTTTCGTCGGGCTGCTCTGCATCATCTTCTCAGTCATTGCGGCGCTGGTGCTGGCGAACTCGATTACGAACCCGATTCTGAAAATGATCCGGCTGATGCGCCAAGTCATGTCCGGCGAGCTCAGCGTCCGCTATAAAGCGAAAAGCAGACATGATGAGATCGATATCCTTGGTGACAATTTCAACGCGATGGTGGTACAGATCGACGGACTGCTGAAAGCGGTATATGTGGAGCAGGAGCAGAAACGGATGGCGGAGCTGAAGGCGTTGCAGGCGCAGATTAACCCGCATTTTTTATACAACACACTGGATATTATTAAATGGACGGCGCTCATTCAGAAGGCCAACAACGCGGCAGAGATGGTCAGCTTGTTGTCGCGTCTGCTCAGGATCAGTCTGGGCCGGGGGGAAGAGACGGTGACGGTGGAGGAAGAGATTGAGCATGTGCAATGTTATCTCGGCATACAGAAGTTCCGGTTCAACTTCAATATTGAGACTGTGATTGAGCTGGATGAAGAGGTACGCCGCTTGCATACACCGAAGCTGATCCTCCAGCCGATTGTGGAGAATGCGATCATCCATGCTTTTGGAGAGATGGAGTCGGGTGGTATCATCCGCATCACCTGCAGCAAGGTGCCGGGCAATCAGGTGGAGTTCGAGGTGACGGATAACGGCAAAGGAATGGACCCTGCGCTGGTGCGCAGTCTGCTGGACGGGCAAGCGCGGGAGGAGGAGAAGCCGGGGGGCATCGGGCTGGCGAATGTGGATGAACGGGTGAAGCTGATTTGCGGTAAAATGTACGGGATAGAAATTCACAGTGAGCCGGGCACAGGTACGACGATACGGGTCAAGCTGCCGCTCATGACAAATGATATAAGGGGGAACCGATGA
- a CDS encoding carbohydrate ABC transporter permease → MKKLGLNAVAMVLALLFVFPLIWMFLTSLKPDGVNVYTLADWVDWSDLNTGNYVKVIRDSQILLWTWNSLVIGVLTTLISILLSSLAAFSFSKLPFRTRGIFYVLIVSGLLIPTEAILIPLYETALHLELIDNIWAIILPGLTNPIGILLLKQFMDGVPKDYIEAAQIDGSRSFRLWWSICLPLTRSAMVSVGIFFFILSWNNFLWPYLAITSEENMILSAGLPTFLSNNNMSLNLIMTASAIAAIPTIVVFILLQRQIVQGVAMSGVKG, encoded by the coding sequence ATGAAGAAGCTTGGTTTAAATGCTGTGGCTATGGTGCTTGCCCTGCTGTTTGTTTTTCCGCTGATCTGGATGTTTCTCACCTCCCTGAAGCCCGATGGCGTGAACGTCTATACGCTGGCCGATTGGGTGGATTGGTCGGATCTGAATACCGGTAATTATGTAAAAGTCATTAGAGATTCGCAGATTCTGCTCTGGACCTGGAACAGTCTGGTGATCGGCGTGCTTACTACCCTGATCTCCATTCTGCTTAGCTCGCTGGCGGCCTTCTCGTTCTCCAAGCTGCCATTCCGCACACGGGGCATCTTCTATGTGCTGATTGTCTCGGGCCTGCTGATTCCGACAGAAGCCATTCTGATTCCGCTCTATGAGACCGCGCTGCATCTGGAGCTAATAGATAATATCTGGGCGATTATCCTGCCGGGATTGACCAACCCGATCGGTATTCTGCTGCTGAAGCAGTTCATGGACGGTGTGCCTAAGGATTATATTGAAGCCGCTCAAATCGACGGCAGCCGCAGCTTCCGGCTCTGGTGGAGTATCTGCCTGCCGCTGACCCGCTCCGCGATGGTGTCGGTGGGAATCTTCTTTTTCATCCTCTCGTGGAACAACTTCCTGTGGCCTTATCTGGCGATTACCTCGGAGGAGAATATGATTCTGTCGGCAGGGCTGCCCACCTTTTTGTCGAATAATAATATGTCGCTCAATCTCATTATGACAGCCAGCGCCATTGCGGCGATTCCGACGATTGTTGTCTTTATCCTGCTCCAGCGTCAGATTGTCCAGGGCGTAGCCATGTCAGGGGTCAAGGGTTAG
- a CDS encoding sugar ABC transporter permease, which translates to MERSLSEKRPAAALRRAEPIHLLTELKAILYLIPFLIPFTVFYLWPVIRGAWMSLHVWGIQGMQKYVALTNYAKILTNSDFYAYLWNSFYFVLLCAPTVIILGLLLALIINQRIWLRTLIRSVFFLPYVLSVSVVSFIWLRLLDAKNGPVNAALHMLGINADINWLTDHRFVWWAITIATDWWSVGFVMVLFLAGLQEIPTDHYEAAKIDGANAWQRFWSITLPGLSSVMKIQIFYQIINCLKLFGQVQIMTGGGPGDSTNTMIRYIYVTGFKKDMFGMAAAQSMVFCFIMLLIAVIQFKITDRKDG; encoded by the coding sequence ATGGAGCGGAGCTTGAGTGAGAAAAGGCCGGCTGCGGCTCTTCGCAGAGCAGAACCTATACACCTGCTGACTGAACTGAAGGCTATTCTTTATCTGATCCCGTTCCTGATTCCGTTCACGGTGTTCTATCTGTGGCCGGTGATCCGCGGAGCCTGGATGAGCCTGCATGTGTGGGGCATTCAAGGGATGCAGAAGTATGTGGCTCTAACGAACTATGCGAAAATTCTGACGAATTCAGATTTCTATGCGTACCTGTGGAACTCGTTCTATTTCGTGCTGCTATGCGCGCCTACGGTGATCATTCTGGGGCTGCTGCTGGCCCTTATTATTAATCAGCGAATCTGGCTGCGGACCCTGATCCGCTCGGTGTTCTTCCTGCCGTATGTCCTGTCGGTCTCTGTAGTCAGCTTCATCTGGCTGCGGCTGCTGGATGCGAAGAACGGACCGGTGAATGCAGCCTTACATATGCTTGGCATTAACGCAGACATTAACTGGCTTACAGATCACCGGTTTGTGTGGTGGGCAATTACGATTGCAACCGACTGGTGGAGCGTCGGGTTCGTCATGGTTCTGTTCCTGGCCGGGCTGCAGGAGATCCCGACCGATCATTATGAAGCGGCGAAGATCGACGGCGCGAATGCCTGGCAGCGATTCTGGAGCATTACCCTGCCGGGGCTGTCGAGCGTGATGAAGATCCAGATCTTTTATCAGATTATCAACTGTCTCAAGCTGTTCGGGCAGGTACAGATTATGACCGGCGGCGGGCCGGGCGATTCCACGAATACGATGATCCGCTACATCTATGTCACGGGGTTCAAAAAGGATATGTTCGGCATGGCTGCAGCGCAGTCCATGGTGTTCTGCTTCATCATGCTGCTGATCGCCGTGATTCAATTCAAAATTACAGACCGCAAGGACGGATAG
- a CDS encoding ABC transporter substrate-binding protein, which translates to MRMNKSLTSVVTAGLALALVLQGCSSGNTENGAAKASNEPAATGSTENSPVEISFWNMFGGGEGEFVDQIIKGFNDSQQEVTVKPLRLESNEYYAKLGTALSSSKGPDVAVAHVERISPFVKAQQIVPVDELASKVGFDLKQIWDSNIKSVSYDGKPYAVPLDTHFHMFYYNKDILKQANLLNEDGTPKLDDMTPAGFEKTLSEIQAKVPDVQAMAVNTPYFQEPFLNLYYEAGGELLNPEMTKASINNPQALDVLNFYKDVFNKKYADLNDKTPWDTFHNGKAAFWFGGVWEAGLLLGDESLNIGAMPLPPIFGSQTHWGSSHTLVIPSYVTPEKQEAAAKFMKYFSEVGGEIWGQAGHVPANSKITESEAYKSLPYRSEFIEAQKTVKFAPPTDKYTTIITTVSEGLQNIIFGSETPEDGLAKLEKQINEVLEN; encoded by the coding sequence ATGAGGATGAACAAAAGCTTAACAAGTGTGGTTACGGCTGGGCTGGCGCTGGCTCTGGTCCTGCAGGGATGCTCCTCCGGAAATACAGAGAACGGAGCGGCCAAGGCATCGAATGAACCGGCGGCAACGGGGAGCACAGAGAACAGTCCGGTGGAAATCTCCTTCTGGAATATGTTCGGCGGCGGGGAAGGGGAGTTCGTGGACCAGATTATCAAGGGCTTCAACGACTCACAGCAAGAGGTGACCGTTAAGCCGCTCCGGCTGGAATCCAATGAGTATTACGCGAAGTTAGGTACAGCGCTGTCTTCCTCCAAAGGCCCGGATGTGGCAGTAGCTCACGTGGAGCGCATCTCACCGTTCGTGAAGGCTCAGCAGATTGTGCCGGTCGATGAACTGGCCTCCAAGGTAGGGTTCGACCTGAAGCAGATTTGGGACTCGAATATCAAAAGCGTATCTTATGACGGCAAGCCCTATGCAGTTCCGCTGGATACCCACTTCCATATGTTCTACTACAATAAGGATATTCTGAAACAGGCTAACCTGCTGAATGAAGACGGCACGCCCAAGCTGGACGATATGACCCCGGCAGGCTTCGAGAAGACGCTTTCTGAGATTCAAGCCAAGGTGCCGGATGTCCAGGCGATGGCGGTGAACACGCCGTATTTCCAGGAGCCGTTCCTCAATCTGTATTATGAAGCCGGCGGCGAGCTGCTGAACCCGGAGATGACCAAGGCGAGCATCAACAACCCGCAGGCACTGGATGTGCTGAACTTCTATAAGGATGTCTTCAATAAAAAATATGCCGACCTCAATGACAAGACGCCATGGGATACCTTCCATAACGGGAAAGCCGCCTTCTGGTTCGGCGGGGTCTGGGAAGCAGGTCTGCTGCTGGGGGATGAATCGCTGAACATCGGCGCTATGCCATTGCCTCCGATCTTCGGCAGCCAGACACATTGGGGCAGCTCCCATACGCTGGTCATTCCGTCATATGTCACTCCTGAGAAGCAAGAGGCCGCAGCCAAGTTCATGAAGTATTTCTCTGAAGTGGGCGGGGAGATCTGGGGACAGGCGGGCCATGTGCCGGCGAACAGCAAGATCACGGAGAGCGAGGCCTACAAGAGCCTGCCTTACCGCAGCGAATTCATCGAGGCGCAGAAGACGGTGAAGTTCGCGCCGCCGACCGATAAATATACGACGATTATCACTACGGTTTCTGAAGGGCTACAGAACATTATCTTCGGCAGCGAGACGCCGGAGGACGGCTTGGCTAAGCTGGAGAAGCAGATTAATGAGGTGCTGGAGAACTAG
- a CDS encoding family 16 glycoside hydrolase: protein MFKKLFISLSASLCLLLIVAAVPAMAANGPVVWGTSSTITDINTFTDAGPDARGIRPGTFGAEYARMIKLANGDWLAVTAIYDNNGYTKVSWGGTRLQVFRSTDNCRTWSLMSTLWEDGRDLDNGQFVQLTNGDILLAMRSVRWQESYKLRVYKSVNGGANWSFLSTIDENNGAPGALGNPDKGVYEPHMQLLNDGSVAVMYASEKHVTENPSYSQIISQKISTNGGASWGNEIYVAWDPSNSGARPGMPVWTKMANGQYIVTFEVCGTQNCRIFTKKSADGKTWSSGIGTQVSTNQQGGPYILSLADGRLLLSSNSNVLSLSNDYGNTWVDNDIPAFGNSWWTAMYQTGGNEIAFVDSVDRSVGGHNVQVRFGTLSGAYSNDFSANDNGWARYGGSWAVSGGAYNLNSVNADKSLLTPYPSRMNYTLEGDIRLNNAGQGSLLFNVTGPGTGADLQKGYAAGIDSAGEVWLGRFNNNWTSLQSVNTPIAVNTWYHMKVVVNNGNIKVYVGDMTVPKIDRNEAVYTSGTVGVRGGFGNSVSFDNFTVD, encoded by the coding sequence GTGTTCAAAAAATTGTTCATCTCGCTGTCCGCTTCCCTGTGTCTGCTGCTGATTGTTGCCGCTGTTCCGGCCATGGCCGCAAATGGTCCCGTGGTGTGGGGGACTTCGTCCACCATCACTGACATTAACACGTTCACCGATGCGGGTCCCGATGCCCGCGGAATCAGGCCCGGAACCTTCGGCGCCGAATATGCGCGGATGATCAAGCTGGCGAACGGGGACTGGCTGGCGGTCACCGCCATCTACGACAACAACGGCTATACCAAGGTGTCTTGGGGCGGTACCCGGCTCCAGGTCTTCCGCAGCACAGACAATTGCCGCACCTGGTCGCTGATGTCCACGCTTTGGGAGGATGGCCGTGACCTGGACAACGGGCAGTTCGTGCAGCTCACGAACGGTGATATTTTGCTGGCGATGCGGTCTGTCCGCTGGCAGGAATCGTACAAGCTCAGAGTGTATAAAAGCGTGAACGGAGGCGCGAACTGGAGCTTCCTCAGCACCATCGACGAGAACAATGGCGCTCCCGGCGCGCTTGGGAATCCCGACAAAGGCGTGTACGAGCCGCATATGCAGCTCCTGAATGACGGCTCGGTCGCCGTGATGTATGCAAGCGAGAAGCATGTGACGGAGAATCCGTCGTACAGCCAGATCATCTCCCAGAAGATCTCCACCAACGGGGGAGCCAGCTGGGGGAATGAGATTTATGTAGCCTGGGACCCGTCCAATTCAGGCGCGCGTCCGGGGATGCCGGTCTGGACCAAGATGGCAAACGGGCAGTATATTGTGACTTTTGAGGTGTGCGGGACGCAGAACTGCAGAATTTTCACCAAAAAAAGTGCTGACGGCAAAACCTGGTCCAGCGGCATCGGCACCCAGGTCTCCACTAACCAGCAGGGCGGGCCTTATATCCTGTCTCTGGCGGATGGGCGTCTGCTGCTCAGCTCCAACTCCAATGTGCTGTCCCTAAGCAACGATTACGGGAACACCTGGGTGGACAATGATATTCCGGCCTTTGGAAATTCATGGTGGACGGCGATGTATCAGACGGGCGGGAATGAGATCGCCTTCGTGGATTCGGTCGACCGGAGCGTCGGCGGGCATAATGTTCAGGTTCGGTTCGGGACGCTCAGCGGCGCGTACAGCAATGATTTCTCGGCGAATGACAACGGCTGGGCCCGTTATGGCGGATCGTGGGCGGTGAGCGGGGGCGCCTATAACCTGAATTCAGTGAATGCCGACAAATCGCTGCTCACCCCGTATCCTTCCAGAATGAACTACACACTGGAGGGCGACATCCGGTTGAATAATGCGGGCCAGGGCAGTCTTCTCTTCAATGTAACCGGTCCGGGAACCGGGGCTGATCTGCAAAAGGGTTACGCAGCAGGTATTGACTCTGCCGGTGAGGTCTGGCTTGGACGGTTCAATAATAACTGGACCTCTCTCCAGAGTGTAAATACCCCTATTGCCGTGAACACCTGGTATCACATGAAGGTTGTGGTCAATAACGGTAACATCAAGGTATATGTCGGAGATATGACCGTGCCTAAGATTGACCGCAATGAAGCTGTATACACTTCAGGCACGGTCGGGGTACGCGGCGGCTTCGGCAACAGCGTCAGCTTTGACAATTTTACAGTGGATTGA
- a CDS encoding sugar-binding domain-containing protein, whose protein sequence is MTTRHYIKDYPRPQFVRDDWQSLNGEWDFRYDNDNAGERERWHEELHGDLKIQVPFTYETVASGIGETTFHPYVWYEREVQLPDCLGNKRVLLNFQAVDYIAKVWVNGSYAGGHQGGYAAFTLDITDYLNTGAGAVNRLTVKAEDSQSCTQPRGKQRWVDENFECFYVQTTGIWQSVWLEYVSPSYLRSVKITPDLDNRSVRFEYNTHGASPDLRLETRISTGEKTFKQVSLQADRASLQLDVELTHEANGPWKLQSWSPAAPVLYEVEFILYQAEQVIDRVYSYFGLRKISIEQGKVLLNNTPVYQKLILDQGYWPDSHLTPPSEEALIADIDAILAMGYNGVRKHMKIEDARFLYWCDVKGLLVWSEMAATYEFNDEAVEQFTKEWTEIVRQQYNHPSVITWVPFNESWGIPQVYTNKRQQQFTEGIYHLTKAMDPDRPVIVNDGWEHTISDIITLHDYEESGAALLERYADADSVLGGSSSFNNWKYAMAKGYEYRGQPVMVSEFGGIAFNTGEGWGYGEQVGSTEAFIERFRNITQAIKDTPYICGYCYTQVTDVQQEVNGLLAADRTPKIPLEEIRKINR, encoded by the coding sequence AGCGGGAGAGATGGCATGAGGAGCTGCACGGCGATCTGAAGATTCAGGTTCCGTTCACGTATGAGACGGTGGCGAGTGGAATCGGCGAGACCACGTTCCATCCGTATGTATGGTATGAGCGGGAGGTACAACTACCTGATTGCTTGGGCAACAAGCGGGTGCTGCTGAATTTCCAGGCGGTGGATTACATCGCGAAGGTGTGGGTGAACGGCAGCTATGCCGGGGGACACCAAGGCGGGTACGCGGCTTTTACACTGGATATTACCGATTATCTCAACACGGGAGCCGGAGCAGTGAACCGTCTGACCGTCAAGGCTGAGGATAGCCAGAGCTGTACACAACCACGGGGCAAGCAGCGCTGGGTGGATGAGAATTTCGAGTGCTTCTATGTGCAGACCACGGGAATATGGCAGAGTGTGTGGCTGGAGTATGTATCCCCTTCGTACCTGAGGTCTGTCAAAATCACCCCGGATCTCGATAACCGCTCGGTCCGTTTCGAATACAATACCCATGGGGCGAGCCCTGATCTCCGGCTGGAGACGCGGATCAGCACCGGGGAGAAGACCTTCAAGCAGGTCTCGCTGCAGGCAGACCGGGCCTCGCTACAGCTGGATGTAGAGCTGACGCATGAAGCAAACGGGCCGTGGAAGCTCCAGTCCTGGTCGCCTGCCGCACCGGTACTGTACGAGGTGGAGTTCATTCTGTACCAGGCGGAGCAGGTAATAGACAGGGTCTACTCCTACTTCGGACTCCGCAAAATCTCCATCGAACAGGGCAAGGTGCTGCTCAATAACACGCCAGTGTATCAGAAGCTGATTCTGGATCAGGGCTATTGGCCGGACAGCCATCTGACCCCGCCTTCGGAGGAGGCGCTGATTGCTGACATTGACGCAATTCTCGCAATGGGCTACAACGGGGTCCGCAAGCATATGAAGATTGAGGATGCTCGCTTCCTGTACTGGTGTGATGTGAAGGGGCTGCTGGTCTGGTCGGAGATGGCGGCCACCTATGAGTTCAATGATGAGGCAGTGGAGCAGTTCACGAAGGAGTGGACAGAGATTGTCCGGCAGCAATATAATCATCCCTCGGTGATTACCTGGGTGCCTTTTAATGAATCCTGGGGTATCCCGCAGGTCTATACGAATAAGCGCCAGCAGCAGTTCACTGAGGGCATCTATCACCTGACCAAAGCGATGGACCCGGATCGTCCGGTAATCGTCAACGACGGCTGGGAGCATACCATCAGCGATATTATTACCCTGCATGACTATGAAGAGAGCGGCGCTGCGTTGCTGGAGCGTTATGCAGACGCCGATAGTGTGCTTGGCGGCAGCTCATCATTCAATAACTGGAAATACGCGATGGCTAAGGGCTACGAATACCGGGGTCAGCCTGTCATGGTCAGTGAATTCGGGGGCATTGCCTTCAACACTGGCGAGGGATGGGGCTATGGGGAGCAGGTGGGCAGTACCGAGGCGTTCATTGAACGTTTCCGCAACATCACTCAGGCGATTAAGGATACCCCGTACATCTGCGGTTATTGCTATACCCAAGTTACGGATGTACAGCAGGAAGTGAATGGACTATTGGCGGCGGACCGGACACCGAAGATTCCACTGGAAGAGATTCGTAAGATCAACCGGTAG